The window CTGCCCACCGTATGCATATAAGGTTGCACTTTGGTCAGACGCACCACCGTGTAATTGGACATGATTGCACCACTCCGTCACTAAGTCACTAAATCAATCACTTAATCTGTCGCTTAAACAATCTCTAATCCAGATCGGAGCACTTTGTTTGGCCAAAACACGACCGTTTCTTTGGTAACTCACTAGCCgactgaaaaatatttttggcctgTTCTACAACGATGcgatatatattatttattttattccttGCGCGTTTATACATATGATTTTTTCCGTTGGGTTTCTGTTTGTGTGCGAAAATAATGACTGCAGCTGACATAGACTAACTAAACCAGGCGCTGTTTGAGAAATTTGCTTTTATGCCCGTAATCGTTGTTATCACATTGTGTATTTAAGCAGATAGATCGAGAGACAGTGTCGGAATCTGGTCTCTTGTTTAAACAGTATTCTACGCTTATTAACGCCTGCCTGCCAGCCTgcgtttttggttttatttttctcaaaGCCAGATGGGCCTGTTTCGGCGTTTTTCTCTCGCGAATTTTGACCGACTTTTGTTTACCGGCGAGAATTATAGCCAGCCAATCTCAGTTCTCAGCCGATCGGGGCTTCTGGTGGATTTCTCTCTTAATTAAAGCTCTTGACTGAAGAGCGATTAGgagcttttaattaattaataataaaatttaaaaagcttttaatgtttttaaattaaaactgtCTGTGTGATTTTACCAGAAATGATATGGCTTTTATATAGTTTGGgtatttaaattgaattacTTATTTTAAGCCTTCCTATAGAGTGTTCCAGCCTTCGATTTCCGACTACAGTCTATAATATACAGacaatttatatataatgcatatattataaatttgtatattatataggctTGACTgctgtttaaataaaataataccaGCCATGGAATatgaaatgaattttaaaatttatacgccagtattataatttttcctAAAGTGAGAGGACATTTAAGAGGACAATGCAACTAGAAATGAATCCTAAATTATTTGTAAGCTTATTAATTTTGGGTATGTgtttttatagaaaaatagTTCTATTTTCAATACTAATATTAATATCCCACATTTTCAGACCTTGTATTAGGAACCCCAGATGAAATGTTTCATCACGATTATCAAGAGCACTATCCAGATCATATACCGCGTATTAATAAGGAATATGGAGATCATTATGATGATTTTGGCTTTCCCAATGGAAACCATCAGGAAAACCATGATCAGTTTGATTATAATATTCATCCTTATGTTTTTACAACTGAAAGAGAAGAATATCATCAGGATATAAATAACGATAGCGATATAGATGAAAGAAAAATTTCAAGAATGCTGATTGTTTTAGGGCATGGAATACTGACTACAGAAAAGGATGTTCCGGTTCAGGATCACCACTACCCCGATTATGATCATCATAATCACCATAAGGATCCTGATGCGGATTATGAAATTGCAGATCGCATTGTGCGTTATGCCATGAATAAATATCATGAAGAGATTTGAGTTAATTcgtaaatcaattaaataaaatatctaaTATTTCAATGCTCTCTTTGGATTTTTATTAATCAATTATcgcaatatttaatatttggaATTCAAAACTTAGTTCCTCCTACGCATGCCAGCCAAGCGAGCAATATCGCCGCAGTCCAAACGACTTTCCCATCCTAAAAAGGGGAAGATGGTTAATTGAATGGTATTAGAAGTTGTTTAAAAGCTTTTAGAAGCTAAACTTACCAAGGCAGTCAATTTTTGTGAGTTCACAACGGCCGATGTCCCTCCAATGCCATGTCCTGATCGTTTTCTGCTGGCACTCCCTGTTCAAGGTGGGCAAGTTGCGATCCTCCCTGTTGTTAAGTTGACCGACACACTCCCGGCACTTCCTTTCCAGCTCATTGCAGTCCCTCTGTATCCGATCTTGGCCAGAAACCAGGCTCAGACAAAGGACTAACAGAATGTATGGAAATTAGGAGGAGTTCCGGGTGTTATCCTGGACAAAACTTACCAGCAAATATGGCCAAGACTGCTTTGATATGCATTCTGAGTACTTGTTTGGGTCTTGCTGGAAAGTTGTCAGTTTTGTAACTACTGATCAACCATTTCCTACCCCACTTTATATAAACACCCAAAGAACCACGTGGTGGAAGCCAAGCAGATGTTTCGAGACAATGAGttcaatcaaaacaaaacaattttggaaacGAGGAAGTTTTTTTAAGGAAATACTTTCAAAAATAGGTCACCttttgaataaattgaatGCATCGCTTTATCTGCTTCCTGATACTAAATAAGCCACGTTTTCAAGAAAAATTTGCAGTTGTTTCCCCAATGTTCCGGGGACTTTATAAAAGCCCAGGTAATTGCTTCTGGTCAGCACAGTTTTTTAGTGAGTTTTTGGAAGCAACGCCAAGATGTCGAAAATAACTCTgattttttgtaagttttaaaagactttttatcaaattgaatttattttgaaaatctcCTTAAATTCCAGCTATCTTTTGCCTTTTCGCGGTTGCAATGGCCCAGGAAAATGCCCGGGAGGTATGTCAGAGGGTTAATGCCAGGTGCTTAAGGTCTGCTAGAAATCATGGACCGAATAACGATATATCGAATATCTTCAATGATTGGTGTCGTCGTCAACATCGCAACTGGCGTAACATCTCTCGATGCGAACTGGTTCGGGCCACTTGCCGATGTAagaattcttaaatatttttccattttaaaatccattacaattttaaacatttttttagtGACACTTGAGCGCTGCAGATCCTTATCCTGTGACAATGTCAGGGAGGCCCTTCGAGATGGTCCTCGCGACTAAAAGGAGTTCTTCGgcgtttaataaaaatgtaataaacgATACCTTTGCCTTCAAAACAATAAACACTTCAATGCTCTCTAAAAGGTTGTGACTTTTTTggaaacttttatttaaattcccAAAGCTTGAGCCAAAAATGAGGGgaacattttatatttttgtgtaCTTTTCAGGTTAAAAAAGGCTTGTTAACTTATTTCATATGGGTTTTGCTAAAGCATTGTTTGTACAATTGTTTGGTAGACTCGCAATTTCATGAATACCGGCTAGCTCTTCTCGCACATCATTTAATCGAATAAAAGTACTTGGCCAAAAAAGATCGAAATGAGTTCGTCAGAGTACATTAAACATTTAGCTAGCAACAGTATGAGTCGTTCTTTGATAAACGAAGGTAAGTTTCAATCACAATTGAATTGCGATTTTTATTCttgaatattttaaacttATAGGAAGATCCCGTAAAAAATCTTGCCTCTGCCTGTTTGTGGGTATCACCGTAGGAATCTTTTTAGCTGGAATTCTCCATTACTCTATTGTACAAAGTGACACTTATGGGTTTGGTTCAAAGAAATTCAAAAGGATTATTCGACACGATGTATCAAAAAATGTAAGCGTTATTCCCAGTCTAAAAACGGAAAGCCCCGTCAAGACATTGGAAGTTGCTCTTCCAAGTACTGTTTTGCCTGAAACCACAACGAAAATTGCAGAGGAAGTAACTAATGAAAATAGTTCCACTGATAGTACGCAAAATCCCGTCAAGAAATCGGACGAGGAAGAAACTACTGTTCCAAGTAGTAGTACTTTGGATGAAAGTACCACCGAAGTTCTTAAGGATTATAATGAAACGCTAGTTCagtaattgaaaattgaaaacgtgtttaaaaattatgaatgtaacaaatatttttgttattaaagtgaAATGAGAAATGTGTGATTTATAGTTcgatttaacttttttttccccatATGCTTATTCAAACAACACAAAGTTTAGAGAGCATTGAAAGATTTAATAATGATGTTAACGGGTTGAAATCGAAATTTTAAAACTCTGTTATTCCTGGATTACTCATCTGGGTCGGGAGTCGGTACGGCAGCTCCACGCCTAGGTGGCCTTGGGGGCCTTGGAGGCCTTGGGGGCCTGGGAGGATTCGGCGATCGACGAGTTGTGGTTCTCGATGTGGTAGTTCTTTGGGTTCTTCGGTCGGGAGTTCGAGTTGTTCTTGGTGTAGGATTTCGACGAGTTGTTCTAGGTGTTGGACCTCGACGAGTTGTTTGCGGCGAGGGATTTCGACGAGTGGTTCTCGGTGTTGGACCTCGACGAGTTGTTCTAGGTGTGGGACCCCGACGAGTTGTTCTAGGTGTGGGACCCCGACGTGTTGTTCTTGGCGTGGGAGTTCGACGAGTTGTTGTGCGAGGACTTGGATTTGATCCTCCTCCGCCAAGAGCTCGTCGCACATTGGCACAAGAGAGGGTTTGGCAATTCTCCCAGGTTACTATAAAATagtataatatattttttatcctttaaaattgtattatgTTTTAAATACTTACAAGCACATGTGGCCCTGGTCAATTCGCAACGGCTGATAGCTCGCCAGTTTCTATCTACAATTCTGCAGGCTCGATTAAAAGCACCTGACACATCGTTTTGTTGGTTTTGATGGGCATTTGTACATCTATTCGATATCCTGCGACAAGCTGCCTGAGCTTGACTTGGATCCTGGGCTTGGACAGCTATCAGGCCGAGGGCTAAAACTGAAAAggatttgtattttttaaaggtTCTTGATTAGAATTAAGTTTTTGAATATCCTTACCCAAAAGTAGAGCTACTTTCGACATTGCTGTGAAAATTTGCTCAAGTTCTGTGTTAAAACTATGTCTAGACCTCAGCTTTTATAAAATGCTGGAAGTACCCTAGACAAAGTAATTGATATTGTGATTCGAGTCGTTCAGGAAGTCAAGCAACATGAATGGAATTTCATGAAAAGGTGACCCAATTTCGTATTTCCACATTTAAAGGTTTTGAATAGGCTTTGTGGTCATATTTTAACAAGTGCCATGGATGTATTTCAgtgtttaatttttggtcttcatataaaagctaaaaaaaagtgCAGTTTTTGGTAGTTATTTCAACAGATTCCTATTAAGGCCGATCAGAATGCATATGAGAACTATCTTAGTCCTATGTGCCGGTAAGTGAAGTCAAACTTATTCTATTCTCAAGTTACTAATTGTATTTTAGTTCTTTTTGTGAGCCTGGTCGATGGTCAGGACCAGGTTCGCCGGGACTGCAATGAAATGGAAAGAAAGTGTAGATCATGTTTGGATGAAATCAACAGCGTAGGAGCCCGCACGCTTCCCAATTTTAATAGGGAATGTCGTC of the Drosophila ananassae strain 14024-0371.13 chromosome 2R, ASM1763931v2, whole genome shotgun sequence genome contains:
- the LOC123257134 gene encoding uncharacterized protein LOC123257134, encoding MSSSEYIKHLASNSMSRSLINEGRSRKKSCLCLFVGITVGIFLAGILHYSIVQSDTYGFGSKKFKRIIRHDVSKNVSVIPSLKTESPVKTLEVALPSTVLPETTTKIAEEVTNENSSTDSTQNPVKKSDEEETTVPSSSTLDESTTEVLKDYNETLVQ
- the LOC6506721 gene encoding uncharacterized protein LOC6506721; translation: MSKITLIFSIFCLFAVAMAQENAREVCQRVNARCLRSARNHGPNNDISNIFNDWCRRQHRNWRNISRCELVRATCRLTLERCRSLSCDNVREALRDGPRD
- the LOC6493255 gene encoding uncharacterized protein LOC6493255; the protein is MHIKAVLAIFAVLCLSLVSGQDRIQRDCNELERKCRECVGQLNNREDRNLPTLNRECQQKTIRTWHWRDIGRCELTKIDCLGWESRLDCGDIARLAGMRRRN
- the LOC123257135 gene encoding uncharacterized protein LOC123257135, which produces MHMRTILVLCAVLFVSLVDGQDQVRRDCNEMERKCRSCLDEINSVGARTLPNFNRECRQRTQNRWRWRDIDRCELSKLSCLGWERQLNCSDLAELAGMTPIRS
- the LOC116655904 gene encoding salivary glue protein Sgs-3-like, whose amino-acid sequence is MSKVALLLVLALGLIAVQAQDPSQAQAACRRISNRCTNAHQNQQNDVSGAFNRACRIVDRNWRAISRCELTRATCALTWENCQTLSCANVRRALGGGGSNPSPRTTTRRTPTPRTTRRGPTPRTTRRGPTPRTTRRGPTPRTTRRNPSPQTTRRGPTPRTTRRNPTPRTTRTPDRRTQRTTTSRTTTRRSPNPPRPPRPPRPPRPPRRGAAVPTPDPDE
- the LOC26514832 gene encoding uncharacterized protein LOC26514832, coding for MQLEMNPKLFVSLLILDLVLGTPDEMFHHDYQEHYPDHIPRINKEYGDHYDDFGFPNGNHQENHDQFDYNIHPYVFTTEREEYHQDINNDSDIDERKISRMLIVLGHGILTTEKDVPVQDHHYPDYDHHNHHKDPDADYEIADRIVRYAMNKYHEEI